The Micromonospora violae DNA segment CAACGTCACCGTCGCGGCCGGCGCCAACCTGGTGGTGACCGGTGGCCGGGTCAGCGGTGAGGTACGCGTCGCCGGAAACGGCTACCTCGACGCGACCGAGACGACCATCGACGGCCCGGTGGTGCTCGCCGCCGGCGGGTACGGCATCTTCCTGAAGGATGCGCAGACCGGCAACGTCACGGTGCGCCCGAAGGGCTCCACGACCATCGACAGCTTCCTCTTCGCCGAGGCGTCCACGGTCACCGGGAACGTCACCGTCAGCGCCGGTGAGGTCCGGCTCGACGGGGGCACCCAGGTGCGGCGCAACCTCAGCAGCACCGGCACCTACTACACGGACCTGCACGACTCGTTCGTCGACGGCACGCTGTCGGTGCTCAACAGCGCCACCGGCAGCGTGGTGTGTGGCAGTGCGGTGCAGGGCCGCGCCACCTTCGCCGGCAACCTCGGTGGTGTGCAACTCGGCCCGAACGGTGGGCTCGACAGCTGCGCCTCCGGCGGTTACTGGGGTGGAGACGTGAGCATCACCAGCACCACCGGCGGCGTCACGGTCGACGACAACATCATCAACGGCCAGTTGACGGTGACGTCCAACGACCCGGCCGCCCAGGTGGCCGCGAACAACCGGATCCGTGGCGGCGTGACCGGTGACCAGGCCGCGGCCACCGCCAACCGGGCGGCGCGGGTGGCCGCCCCGGACCGGGAGGAGGCCGGCGACCAGCGGGCCGAGACCCGTCGTACCTCGGCGGTGCAGGAGGCCACCGAGGCGGGTGCCGCCCGGCTCTGACTGAACAACGCGACGGTGGTCGGTCACCCCGGTTGCAGGGGTGACCGGCCACCGCCGTCGTATTGGGCTATGAGGCGGCGGATAGGCCGCTAGTGTTGGGTGGCGGCGGCCTGGGCGCCGATGGCCTGTCCTGCGCTACGAGGAGGTCCGGGATGGATTCCTTGCCGGAGTTGACTTTCGGGCAGCGGTTGAAGGTCTACCGGGAGCGGTCGGGGAAGACCCGTGCGGTGCTCGGCGGATTGGTGGGGCGCAGCGCCGAGTGGGTCAAGGCGGTGGAGACCGATCGCATCCTGCCGCCGCGTATTCACATGTTGGATCGCATCGCGCGTGCACTCAAGGTCGAGGTGTCTGCCCTGGCCGGTGAGTTGGGCGCCCGGTCTGCTGTGGTCAACGGGCCGGAGCATCCGGCGCTGGCGTCGGTCCGGGACGCCGTGAACCGCTTCGCAATATCCGATGAGGCTTCTCCGGAGTCGTTGACGAGCCTGAGAAAGCGGCTTGCGATGGCTTGGCGGGCGCGTCATCAGGCGTCGGATCACCGGACGGTGCTGGGCGGGTTGTTGCCGGGGCTGTTGCGCGACGTGCAGCGCGCCGCGTTGGCGTACGAGAGTGATGAGCGTCGGCAGGCGCAGGCCCTGTTGGCGGAGACGTTCGGGTTGACGCAGATGTTCCTCGCCTATCAGCCCGCTGCGGAGTTGTTGTGGCGGGTCGCGGACCGGGCGATGGTGGCGGCGCAGGAGTCCGGTGACCCGGAGGCGGTGGCGTGCGCGGGGTGGTTCCTGTGCCAGGTGCATCGGGACGCCGGTGACTGGGACACCGCGATGGGGGTGACAGGGGACCTTCTGTCGGCGCTGGCGTCGCGTGCGGCCGACGGGAACACGAACCTGTTGGCGCTCTGGGGCGCATTGAACTTCGAGGCCGCGTACACCGCCGCCCGTGCTGGTGAGGAAGGTAGGGCTTGGCGGTACTGGGATCGCGCGGATCGGGTGGCGCAGCGCCTGCCAACGGGTTTCTATCAGCCGCAGACGTCGTTCTCGCAGGTCATCATGGGCGCCCATGCGGTGACCGTGGCGGTGGAGTTGCAGAAGTCCGGTGAGGCGGTGCGACAGGCGCGCCGCCACGATTCGGCGGCGATCCCGTCGAGGCCCCGCCGGGCACGCCATCTCATCGAGGTTGCGCGGGCGCACTACGGCAAGGACGACAAGGAAACGGCCGTGGCAACCCTCCGGCAGGCGTACGAGTCGGCCCCGGAGACGATTCGCTTCAACGGGTACGCCCGCCAGATTACCCTGGACCTGCTCGACGGCCCGCGTTCCACTCGTGACGACGCCCGTGACCTCGCGGTCAAGGTCGGGCTGCTCTCGTGACTCAGGGGTAGAAACCGTACCCATTCCGCCCCGCGACTCACCGTAGCTTCATGCTCACGGGATGCGGCGGGCGGTGCGGATATCGCCTGGTCGCCGCGTCCCCTCAGCGTCGAGGGCGGGAAGTCGTCCTCGTGCTCAAACGAGGGAGAGTCCGTGCGGCGCGTCTCGTATGACGAATACCTCTCGGCCACCGCGCTGACTCTTGCCCGCAGGCATCGGCCGGTGTGGTCGTGGCGGCTCTGGCGACATGTTTGCCGCTGCGGAGCAGACCTTCCATGCCGTGCCCGGCACAGGATTCCGATCAGTCGTGGCCATTGGCCGCAGGAAGGCGAGCAGTGAGTAACCGGCAGTGGGAGGCGATCATCGAGGTTGGCGTCCGATGGTTCGCCGGCAGGTGTAGCTCCGGCCTTCTGGCGGGTGCGCGGTGACCGTGCACGGCCCGGTCATGCCGATGTGGAGCTGCGGGGGCTGCGGCCTGCCCTGGCCCTGCCGGACCCGCAAGCGCGAGTTGCGCGCGGAGTATGCGGATGCGCCGGTGTCGCTGGCCCTTTACCTCGGGTCCTACCTCGTGCAGGCGACCGAGGACATGCCGTGGACACCGGCCGGTGTGCTGCACCGCCGGTTCCTCGGCTGGACCAGGGATGCCGAGCTGCCGAATCCAGCAGTACCGCAACAGTGTCAGTCCGTCCGAGCCGAGCCCTAGTCGACCAACGCCCTGGCCCGGCCAGTGTCGCCGCCGCCCGGTCCGCGCTTGTGTGGCGGTGCCGGCGTCGGAAGAATCCCCGGTCATGTCGGAAGATCACCAGCCGGAGTCCGGCGAGGACGAAATCGAGAGCTACGTCGTCGAGTGCGCCATCGACGCGGAGTTGGCCGGTCAGCTCATCGGGCTGGCCGACCTGCCGTGGCACGACCCGGGTGTCACCAGCCGGGCGATGCGGGACCTCGGTTGGTTCACCGACGGGGTGCCGACCGACGAGGCGCGCTTCGTCACCGGGGCCGGTCACGCCGTCTACACCGACTACGGTCTCTACCTGCCCTTCGTCCACTACTACCTGGTGGGCGGGGAGTTGTGGCCGGACGACTTCTGGGGCTCGCAGCCGGGCTGGTCGAGCCATCGGGGCGCCGGCCGTCCGGAGTTCGAGGCGTCCATCGACGCGGCCATCGACCGGTTCGCGCAACGGCTCGGTCCACCGGAGTGTGACGTCCGGACCGAGGGCAGGTACCTCGCCATCGGTAGCTACTCCTGGCGGTACGCCGCCTGGCGACGCGGCGGCACCATTCTCGTGGTCGGCCCGGCCCTGGACAGCTACTCCTACGGCCAGGACGAGGAGGCCGTCGTCTACATCGGCGAGTTCGCCCAGGACCGGCCGTTCCCGGCGGCCGCCGACTTCGTCAAACTGCTGCGCAAGTAGTCGTTGAGGCTGCCGTGCTCCAGCAGCGGGATAGCCTGCCTGTGGTGTCTCGAACCGCGGGACCGGAGGAGCCGGTGTTGGGATGACAGGTGGGCGACCGATGCCGACGCAGGACGACGTGCTCGGGTACTTCGACACGCTGTCGAACTGGGGGCGCTGGGGTGACGACGACGAGCGCGGAACGCTGAACCACATCACCGACGACGTCCGGCTGGCGGCGGCGCGGGCCGTACGCCACGGCCGGAGCGTGTCGTGCGCGTGGGAGGTTGCCGCACCGCAGGACATGGAGCGGTCGACGACGACGTGCCCGTGCGCCGCCGAGATGCCGGGTGCCGAGCACATGCCCGCGCACTTCCACGCCGACCGGCGGTGGGGTTTCTCGTCCGAGCGGCTCGGCATCTCGTTTCACGGCAACACCCTCACTCACCTCGACTCGCCGTGCCACATCTTCTGGGACGGCATGATGTACAACGGCCGGTCGCACTCGTTGGTCGACGCCGCGACGGGTTCGGCGTGGGGGGCCGTGACGGCGGCGGCGAACGGGATCGTCACGCGTGGTGTCCTGTTGGACGTCGCGCGGGCCCGGGACGTGCCGTGGTGGGAACCGGGGCAGGGGGTGTTCCCCGACGACCTCGAAGAGGCCGAGCGCCGTCAGGGCGTACGGGTTCGACCGGGCGACGCGATCCTCCTGCGTACCGGCTACGGCCGCTTCCGACACGAGAACGGTGCGACGAGCGGTTTCGCGCAGGCCGGGTGGCACGCGTCCTGCCTGCCGTGGCTGCATGAGCGGGGAGTCGCGCTGATCGGTGCGGACACGCCGCAGGATGTTCAGCCGTCGGGGTACGACGATGTGTTGATGCCGGTCCACGCCGTGAGTCTCGTGGCGATGGGTCTGTGGCTGCTCGACAACTGCGACCTGGAGGCGTGCGCGTCGACGGCCGTTGAGCTCGACCAGTGGGACTTCCACCTGGCGGTCGCGCCGGTCCGCCTCGCCGGTACGTCCGGCAGCCCGGTCAACCCGATCGCCACCTTCTGACCCGGCGACGCGAGGTCTCCGGCTTGCGTTTCGGCCTGGTCGCCGAACCGTCCACCGGAGACCTCGCTACTCTCGATCGCCAGCCGGCGACGATTCGCGGGTCAGCTCAGAAGTTGCCGGCCGAGTTGCACTTCACGCCCTGGTCGAGGCAGTTGCGCACCCGTGCGGCGAGCGCCTCGTCCTTCCACGCGTTGAAGAAGTCCGCGTGCATGGAGAACGACGTGCCGGACGCGAGGGTGATGCCGTCGGTGTTCGCGCTCAACGGGTACGAGATCACGAAGGAGACCGACGGGACGGGCACCGGGTGGCTCTTCGGGCACGCCCCGGTGTGGTCACCGTTGGCCATGTGCGCCTTGTGGTCCGGGCTGTCCAGGTGCTTGCCGTCCCAGCAGTCCGGGAAGGTGATCTGCCGGACGATGTTCGCGGTCTTGGCGCAGACCGGGAACGTCTTGTCGGCGCTGCGGCCGATCTCCCCGCCGATGCCGGCACACCAGAAGTGGTTGCCCTGCTTGTCCGGGGTGTCGACCTGATTCTTGGCGTTACCGGTGATCATTCGCAGGCCGAACGGGAAGGGCTGGGTCTTGCTCGGATCCTTCAGGCGGGAACCGTAGTAGACGGTCACCTCCTTCGGGTCCACGACCTTGCCGTTCTGGTACATCGTCGGCACCCAGTAGGCGGACTGGTCGTCCGGTGAGTTGCAGGTGGTCGCCTTCGCCGCCCGCAGCGATTCGGCGGTCGAGTTGGCGTTGGTCGACCTGTTACCCCAGAACGTGTGGTTGTGCGAGCCACCGATCAGCTTGGGCAGCACGATCGGGTCGTCGCTGTTGTGGTGGCTGGTCTTGCAGCCGACGTTGAATTCGGGCACCTTGACCGGGTTGCCGGTCACCGGCTTGGGCTTGCGGGCGAAGAACGCCTTCGTCGCGGCGGCCTGCGCGGCGGCGTCGATGGTGATCCAGCCACCGGATGCGGTGGGCGGAGCGGCGCTGGTCGGCGGCTTCGCCGGCTTGCCCGGCGCGGACGGGGAGGCCGACGTGCCCGGGGCGCTCGGCGTGGCCGACGGGTCGGCCGGGGTGGTGGCGGTCGGCGCGTCCGGGGCGGACGAGCCGATGCCGGTGTCGCTGGACGGGCCGGACGCGCCGGGAGTGGCCGGCGTTTCCTTGCATCCGCCGGCGAGCGCCATGCTCACCAGCAACAGGGCCGTGACGGAACGACGGCGTCGAGGGGTGGATCGGAGATCTATCAACGGGGGCGCACCTTCCTTCCGAGAAGGAAGAGTACGAGTTGACTCCCTGATCCTTTCTCGCTGAGACGATTAATTCTGCCTTAAATTGCGCTCAGCGATTGCCTGGTCAGCTTTGCGGAGCCGGCGCGGTGACATTTGAATCTCAATTCTTTGGTGGCTCGCAAAAAACTGTAATCGGCGACCGCGGTGGCACTCTGCTTTCCCGCTCAGCACTTGTCGCGTGCGGTGCGCAGGAAGGTCTCCCGCGACATGACCTTCGTCGAGTCCCGTCCGTGCGGCGCCAACACCTGGTCCGCGCCGATCCGGGACAGGTCCGCGAGGGTGAAGTCCACCCCGATGGCGTCCCGGCGACTCGACCCCTCAAGGCTGTAGGTGACCCCGGCGCGGAGTTCGGTGAGCATCTGGACGTCCACCATCACACCTGGCTCCGGGCCGGGGAAGTCGACCGGCTCGTTGACCTCCCAGCCGGCCGGCGGCTGACCCAGCAGGGGGACCTCCACGACCTCCGTCGCGGGTGGGCCGTCGACGCTCCACCTGATCAGGGGGCGGTTGCCCGGTTCATCCTGCTGGTCGTTCTCGTACACGCCGAGCCGCGCGACATCGTCGTCGCAGGTCACCAGAACGCCGACCGGTTGGCCGTCCTGGACGGCGAGAGCGACCAGCGGCTCGTCCGGCGGGGTGCAGGCGGTCAGGAGCAGGGGGAGTGCTAACAGAATCCATGGGTGTCGTCTTCTGCGCATGTCGGCAGCATGGCACGTCGCCAGCACGCTTCGATGCCCCGAGGATCACGGAAGAGAGGTGACACCGATGCGTGCCCGGCTGCCCGTTCCCCCCTTCGCGGCGTGATTGCCGAGAAACAGCGCGGGGTGCCGCCGACGCGGCGAGAATTGCCGCCACGGAGAAAACGGAAGCCGGGGGACGGTCGATGGGGTTACGTAGGCGAATGACGCTCATGGCGGTGATCGTCGCGGCGACGCCCCTGGTCCTCGCCGGGTGTACCACCGAGCGGAGGCCCGCCCCGCGTCCCGTCGTCGAGCCGGTGGCGCCGTCGCCCGAACTGACCCTCATGCCCGCCGACCTGTCCCGCGACGTGCCCCTGAGCGCCGAGGTCGTGCCGCGCGTCAGGGGCGGGACGATCAGCGCCGTGCGCCTCGTCGACGACCAGGGCGCGCCGGTCCGGGTGGAGCCGCGCGAGGACGGGTCGGCCTGGGTGCCCACGACGCCGTTGCGGCCGCAACGCACCTACACCGTCGAGGTGACCGCCACCGGCGACGCCGGCGGGACCACCACCCGTACCACCACCTTCACCACCATGGCGACATCGAACAAGCCGCAGGTCACCAGCACGCTGTACTTCGCCGACAAGCGGACGTACGGCACGGCGATGCCGGTGACCATCGGCTTCGATCCGCCCATCGACCGGGCGGCGCGCGCCGACGTACAGCGGCGGTTGTTCGTCACCACGAACCCACCCCAGCCGGGCGTGTGGTCCTGGGTGGACGACGGCAGCCAGGTCTACTACCGGGCTCCCGACTTCTGGCGGCCGGGCACGACGATCAGTGTCCGGGCCGGCCTCGAGGGCCTGCCGATCGGCCGGAACCACATCGGTGACGTCGACCGCACCGCGACCTCCAGGATCGGACGGCAGGTGGCGCTCGAGGTCGACAACGCCACCAAACAGATGCGCGTGCGGCGTGATGGCAAGCTGATCCGCACGATCCCGGTGAGCCTCGGCAAGCGCAGCACACCCACGTCCAGCGGCAAGATGGTGATCATGGAGAAGCACCAGAACACCACGTTCGACACGCGTGGCGAGCCGAACGGCGGCTACGTGGTGCACGTCAAGGACGCCCAACGGCTCACCTGGGGCGGCGAGTTCATCCACGGGGCACCCTGGTCGGTGTCGGATCAGGGCCACCGCAACGTCTCGCATGGCTGCACGAACATCTCGCCCGCCAACGCCGACTGGTTGATGACAGTCACCCAGATCGGTGACCTGGTCACCGTCACCGGCACCGAGGTCCGGCTCGAGTCGGGCAACGGCTGGACGCCCTGGAACGCCAGTTGGGGTCAGTTCGTCAAGGGCAGCGCGCTGCCCGTACCTGCGGATCTTCGACCGGCTCGGGCATCGGCGTCGCCGCCGCCCGCGGTCGCCGCTGGCACGCCGACGCCGGACCCGTCCGCCTCCAGCGGCTGACCCGCCGGGCACCGGGCAGGCTCTCGCCGCTTGCCGGGCCGCCCTACCCTCCGGGCCATGACGTACGAGCCGATAATGGTTCCCGACCGGAGGCCGAACCGGACTGTTCGTACGGTCCTGATCGTCCTCGGTGCCCTACTGGCGCTGTGCTGCGTGGTGGGCACCTGCGTCGGCCTCTGGTTCTACCGCTCGCTCAAGGACTCGGTCGAACCGGCCCGGGCGGCCACGACGGCGTTCGTCGACGACGTGCAGGCCGGCAACTACCCGGGCGCGTACGGGCGGCTGTGCGAACGGGTGCGCGACGGCATGACTCAGGAGGAGTTCGCCCGGGTCCAGGCCGCCCAGTTGAAGATCAGCAGTTACGAGATCACCAACGTGAACGTCAACAACTTCAACGGGCGGCTCACCGCGACCGCCACCGTCGTGGTGGTCCAGGAGGCCACCGGCGCGCGGGCCAGTCAGGCGGTGGCGCTGGTCAAGGAGGACGACGAGTGGCGGGTCTGCCAGTGAGTTCACCGCGCCGTCGCGGCATAGGAGCCAGCACGCTCAGCGAGAGCCCGGCCAGCGGTTGTGTCCAGACCGACACCCACGCGCAGGTGGCGTGGCGGCGCGGCGAGTCGGGCCCTGTCCCGGTGGCTGGGCGGTCGCGGCCCGGTCTAGGTTCGAGGCATGCGCGTGCGAACCGGATGGACCATGCCCCACCCGGCCGAGGTTCTGTGGCCGGCTCTCTGCGACTCGCGTCTTGAGCTTCAGCCACGCTGCCCGGTGTTCTACCTGGGCACGCCCCGACCCACCTCGTGCCGGCTGCCGGACGGCCCGGGCGAGGTCGGCGCCTCCCGGCAGTGTGTCTCGGAACAGGGCGTGGTGCGCCAGCGGATCACGGTGTGGGAGCCGCCGAGCCGGTTGGCGTTCCACATGGAGTCGACGGACCTGCATTTTCATCGTTTCGTCGACTATCTCGGGGACCTGTTCGAGTTGGTCCCGGTCAACGGCGGGACCCGGGTTACCCGGACCACGACGGTGACGGTCCGGGGGTACGGTCGCGTCGCGCTCGAACCGGCGCTCTGGGTCGGGCTGAAGTCGGTGCACCGCTTCGTGTTCCGCAACTGGCAGAAGATGGCGTTGTCGCCACCCGCCATCCTCTGACCTCGCGTCGATCGGTGGCAGCTCAGCAGGGCGTCGCTCGGCGTGTCGAGCTGCTCAGCTGCCAACGATCAAGGGATGGGCCAGCTCCGGAATGCCGTAGTGCTGGTCGAGGACCTGCATGGCGGCGCCCGCGGCGATCACGTCCGCGCCGAGGCTGGACAGGGTCACCCTCGTGCGGAGCCAGTCCGCGCGCCGCGCGTCGGCCTGCACGGCCTCGGTGACCGCCGCGAGGTAGGTCTGCGGGTGCCCGAGGAGGTCCGCGCCGGCCAGCACCACGTGGGCGAGGTCGAGGGTCTGGAGCAGGTTGACGACGCCCACGGCCAGCACCCGGGCGGCGTGTGCGACGTCCCCGGCCTCGGCGGCGTGGTGGTGCACGACCTCCAGGCACCCGTGCCGGCCGCAGACGCAGCGCGGCCCGGTCAGGTCGACGACGGTGTGGCCGAATTCGCCGGCGTTGGTGTGCGCCCCACGGTGGGCCGCCCCGCCCAGCCAGAAGCCCGCGCCGACGCCGGACTCGACCATGATGAGGGCCGCGTCGCCGAACGTCGCGCCGTGCCGCCAGGCCTCCGCCGTGATCCCCGCGGTGACGTCCTTGTCCAGGTGGACGGGCAGGCCCAGGTGCTTCTCGGCGATCTCGCGCAGCGGTACGTCGTGCCAGTGCCGCAGGCCGTGGGCGTCCCGGACCAGGCCGTTGGCGTGGTCGAGCGGGCCGATCATGCCGATGCCCAGCCCGGTGAGGCGGCTGCGCAGGTCGCCGACGCCGGCCATCGTGTCGATGCCGACGCTGAGGGCGTCGAGGAGTTGCGCCGGGGTGAAGTCGTGGGGCAGCGGGCTGACCGCCGAGTGGTGCACGGTGCCGGCCAGGTCGACCAGGACCAGCCGCAGCGTGCGCCGCGCCACGTGGGCGCCGATGGCGTATCGGCTGTCCGGGACGAGTTCGTAGACGACCGCCGGCTTGCCGATGCCCGGACGCCGCACGCCGGCCGGGCGGATCAGGCCGTCGGCGGTCAGCCGGGCGATGACCTTGGAGACCGCCTGTGGCGTCAGGCCGGTGGCCCTGACCACTGTCGCGCGCTCGAAGGTGCGAGCGGTACGCCCCACGGCCATGACCAGTGCCTGGTTGTAGTCGCGGAGGAAGGTGACGTCGGCAGTGACGCGAGTCATCTCACCACCCTATTACGCAACGCTGTTGCTAAATTTTTTCGGTGATCGAGTTGAGAACGGGTCGACGGTTGGCGGCCCTGGCCGCGCTGGCACTGGGCGGCGTCGCGGTCGGCCTGACCGAGTTCGTGGCGATGGGGCTGCTGCCCGACATCGCGCGCGGTCTACTCCCGAACGAGTACGCGCAGTCGCCGTCGGGCGCGGTCGCCCGCGCGGGTTGGATGATCACCGCGTACGCGCTCGGCGTGGTCGTCGGCGCGCCGCTGATCGCCGCGTTGAGCGCGCGCCTGCCCCGCAAGAAGCTCGTCCTCGGGCTGCTCGTGCTGTTCGCCGTCGGCACGGTGGCGTCCGCGATCGCCCCCACCTTCGACCTGGTGCTGGTGGCCCGGTTCGCGGCGGCGCTGCCGCACGGCGCGTACTTCGGCGCGGCCGGTCTGCTCGCGGCGACCCTGATGGGCCCCGGTAACGAGGCCCGTGGGTTCGCCACCGTGCTCGGCGGCCTGACCGTGAGCAACCTGGTCGGCGTACCCCTGATCACGCGGCTCGGGCAGGCGGCCGGCTGGCGGGCCGCGTACCTGGTCATCGCCGGCTTCTTCCTGCTCACCCTGCTGGCGGTGC contains these protein-coding regions:
- a CDS encoding helix-turn-helix domain-containing protein: MDSLPELTFGQRLKVYRERSGKTRAVLGGLVGRSAEWVKAVETDRILPPRIHMLDRIARALKVEVSALAGELGARSAVVNGPEHPALASVRDAVNRFAISDEASPESLTSLRKRLAMAWRARHQASDHRTVLGGLLPGLLRDVQRAALAYESDERRQAQALLAETFGLTQMFLAYQPAAELLWRVADRAMVAAQESGDPEAVACAGWFLCQVHRDAGDWDTAMGVTGDLLSALASRAADGNTNLLALWGALNFEAAYTAARAGEEGRAWRYWDRADRVAQRLPTGFYQPQTSFSQVIMGAHAVTVAVELQKSGEAVRQARRHDSAAIPSRPRRARHLIEVARAHYGKDDKETAVATLRQAYESAPETIRFNGYARQITLDLLDGPRSTRDDARDLAVKVGLLS
- a CDS encoding cyclase family protein — encoded protein: MPTQDDVLGYFDTLSNWGRWGDDDERGTLNHITDDVRLAAARAVRHGRSVSCAWEVAAPQDMERSTTTCPCAAEMPGAEHMPAHFHADRRWGFSSERLGISFHGNTLTHLDSPCHIFWDGMMYNGRSHSLVDAATGSAWGAVTAAANGIVTRGVLLDVARARDVPWWEPGQGVFPDDLEEAERRQGVRVRPGDAILLRTGYGRFRHENGATSGFAQAGWHASCLPWLHERGVALIGADTPQDVQPSGYDDVLMPVHAVSLVAMGLWLLDNCDLEACASTAVELDQWDFHLAVAPVRLAGTSGSPVNPIATF
- a CDS encoding DUF1996 domain-containing protein; translated protein: MIDLRSTPRRRRSVTALLLVSMALAGGCKETPATPGASGPSSDTGIGSSAPDAPTATTPADPSATPSAPGTSASPSAPGKPAKPPTSAAPPTASGGWITIDAAAQAAATKAFFARKPKPVTGNPVKVPEFNVGCKTSHHNSDDPIVLPKLIGGSHNHTFWGNRSTNANSTAESLRAAKATTCNSPDDQSAYWVPTMYQNGKVVDPKEVTVYYGSRLKDPSKTQPFPFGLRMITGNAKNQVDTPDKQGNHFWCAGIGGEIGRSADKTFPVCAKTANIVRQITFPDCWDGKHLDSPDHKAHMANGDHTGACPKSHPVPVPSVSFVISYPLSANTDGITLASGTSFSMHADFFNAWKDEALAARVRNCLDQGVKCNSAGNF
- a CDS encoding L,D-transpeptidase, translating into MTLMAVIVAATPLVLAGCTTERRPAPRPVVEPVAPSPELTLMPADLSRDVPLSAEVVPRVRGGTISAVRLVDDQGAPVRVEPREDGSAWVPTTPLRPQRTYTVEVTATGDAGGTTTRTTTFTTMATSNKPQVTSTLYFADKRTYGTAMPVTIGFDPPIDRAARADVQRRLFVTTNPPQPGVWSWVDDGSQVYYRAPDFWRPGTTISVRAGLEGLPIGRNHIGDVDRTATSRIGRQVALEVDNATKQMRVRRDGKLIRTIPVSLGKRSTPTSSGKMVIMEKHQNTTFDTRGEPNGGYVVHVKDAQRLTWGGEFIHGAPWSVSDQGHRNVSHGCTNISPANADWLMTVTQIGDLVTVTGTEVRLESGNGWTPWNASWGQFVKGSALPVPADLRPARASASPPPAVAAGTPTPDPSASSG
- a CDS encoding DUF4878 domain-containing protein, which produces MTYEPIMVPDRRPNRTVRTVLIVLGALLALCCVVGTCVGLWFYRSLKDSVEPARAATTAFVDDVQAGNYPGAYGRLCERVRDGMTQEEFARVQAAQLKISSYEITNVNVNNFNGRLTATATVVVVQEATGARASQAVALVKEDDEWRVCQ
- a CDS encoding SRPBCC family protein, yielding MRVRTGWTMPHPAEVLWPALCDSRLELQPRCPVFYLGTPRPTSCRLPDGPGEVGASRQCVSEQGVVRQRITVWEPPSRLAFHMESTDLHFHRFVDYLGDLFELVPVNGGTRVTRTTTVTVRGYGRVALEPALWVGLKSVHRFVFRNWQKMALSPPAIL
- a CDS encoding ROK family protein, whose translation is MTRVTADVTFLRDYNQALVMAVGRTARTFERATVVRATGLTPQAVSKVIARLTADGLIRPAGVRRPGIGKPAVVYELVPDSRYAIGAHVARRTLRLVLVDLAGTVHHSAVSPLPHDFTPAQLLDALSVGIDTMAGVGDLRSRLTGLGIGMIGPLDHANGLVRDAHGLRHWHDVPLREIAEKHLGLPVHLDKDVTAGITAEAWRHGATFGDAALIMVESGVGAGFWLGGAAHRGAHTNAGEFGHTVVDLTGPRCVCGRHGCLEVVHHHAAEAGDVAHAARVLAVGVVNLLQTLDLAHVVLAGADLLGHPQTYLAAVTEAVQADARRADWLRTRVTLSSLGADVIAAGAAMQVLDQHYGIPELAHPLIVGS